From the genome of Pseudomonas sp. AB6, one region includes:
- a CDS encoding ribonucleoside-diphosphate reductase subunit alpha encodes MQTDTTRENSPTNAPHADQSHQDLSATAPGQLRVIKRNGTVVPYTDDKITVAITKAFLAVEGGTAAASSRIHDTVARLTEQVSTTFKRRMPSGGTIHIEEIQDQVELALMRAGEQKVARDYVIYRDSRAKERAVRSTGEPVQAHPSIRITRADGSLAPLDMGRLNTIVTEACEGLAEVDANLIQSETLKNLYDGVALKDVNTALVMTARTLVEREPNYSFVTARLLMDTLRAEGLSFLEVADSATHHEMVDLYAKALPSYIAKGIQFDLLNPILATFDLEKLGKAINHERDQQFTYLGLQTLYDRYFIHKDGVRFELPQIFFMRVAMGLAIEEKQKEDRAIEFYNLLSSFDYMSSTPTLFNAGTQRPQLSSCYLTTVPDDLSGIYHAIHDNAMLSKFAGGLGNDWTPVRALGSYIKGTNGKSQGVVPFLKVVNDTAVAVNQGGKRKGAVCAYLETWHMDIEEFIELRKNTGDDRRRTHDMNTANWIPDLFMKRVFDDGPWTLFSPSEVPDLHDLTGKAFQERYEYYEALTQYGNNIKLFKTIQAKDLWRKMLSMLFETGHPWLTFKDPCNLRSPQQHVGVVHSSNLCTEITLNTNKDEIAVCNLGSINLPNHIVDGKLDTTKLKRTIDTAVRMLDNVIDINYYSVPQARNSNLKHRPVGLGIMGFQDALYLQHLPYGSDAAVEFADRSMEAVSYYAIQASCDLADERGAYETFPGSLWSKGILPLDSQQILIEQRGQKYIDVDLNETLDWAPVRARVQKGIRNSNIMAIAPTATIANITGVSQSIEPTYQNLYVKSNLSGEFTVINPYLVRDLKARNLWDSVMINDLKYYDGSVQQIERIPQELKELYATAFEVETKWIVDAASRRQKWIDQAQSLNLYIAGASGKKLDVTYRMAWYRGLKTTYYLRALAATSTEKSTISTSKLNAVSSGNHGDDSILAAPKPSEFTSAGPAPVPKACAIDEPDCEACQ; translated from the coding sequence ATGCAAACAGACACAACTCGCGAGAATTCGCCGACCAATGCGCCGCATGCCGACCAGTCCCATCAGGATTTGTCCGCCACGGCTCCAGGTCAGCTGCGCGTGATCAAGCGCAACGGCACTGTCGTTCCTTATACCGATGACAAAATCACCGTCGCCATCACCAAAGCGTTCCTCGCAGTTGAAGGCGGCACCGCTGCTGCCTCGTCACGTATTCATGACACCGTCGCACGCCTGACCGAACAGGTCAGCACCACGTTCAAGCGTCGCATGCCTTCGGGCGGCACTATCCACATCGAAGAAATCCAGGATCAGGTCGAATTGGCCCTGATGCGCGCCGGCGAACAGAAAGTCGCCCGTGACTACGTGATCTACCGTGATTCTCGCGCTAAAGAGCGTGCCGTTCGCTCCACGGGTGAGCCGGTACAAGCTCACCCATCGATTCGCATTACCCGCGCCGACGGCAGTCTTGCTCCGCTGGACATGGGTCGCTTGAACACGATTGTCACCGAGGCCTGCGAAGGTCTGGCGGAAGTGGACGCGAACCTGATTCAAAGCGAAACCCTGAAAAACCTGTACGACGGCGTCGCGCTCAAAGACGTCAACACCGCCTTGGTGATGACTGCGCGCACCCTGGTAGAACGTGAGCCCAACTACTCGTTCGTCACCGCTCGCCTGCTGATGGACACCTTGCGTGCCGAAGGCTTGAGCTTCCTGGAAGTGGCCGACAGTGCTACTCACCACGAAATGGTCGACCTGTATGCCAAAGCACTACCGTCCTACATCGCCAAAGGCATTCAGTTCGATTTGCTGAACCCGATTCTGGCAACCTTCGACCTGGAGAAGCTGGGCAAGGCGATCAACCACGAGCGCGATCAGCAGTTCACCTACCTGGGCCTGCAAACCCTGTACGACCGTTACTTCATCCACAAGGATGGCGTGCGTTTCGAACTGCCGCAGATCTTCTTCATGCGCGTGGCCATGGGCCTGGCGATTGAAGAGAAGCAAAAAGAAGACCGTGCCATTGAGTTCTACAACCTGTTGTCGTCGTTCGACTACATGTCGTCGACCCCAACCTTGTTCAACGCCGGCACTCAGCGTCCACAGCTTTCCAGCTGCTACCTGACCACTGTTCCAGATGACCTGTCGGGCATTTATCACGCCATCCACGACAACGCCATGCTCTCCAAATTCGCGGGCGGTCTGGGTAACGACTGGACGCCGGTTCGTGCGCTGGGCTCTTACATCAAGGGCACCAACGGTAAATCCCAAGGCGTGGTGCCGTTCCTCAAAGTGGTTAACGACACCGCCGTTGCAGTTAACCAGGGCGGCAAACGCAAAGGCGCGGTCTGTGCCTACCTGGAAACCTGGCACATGGACATTGAAGAGTTCATCGAGCTACGCAAGAACACCGGTGATGATCGTCGTCGTACCCACGACATGAACACCGCCAACTGGATCCCTGACCTGTTCATGAAGCGCGTCTTCGATGACGGCCCGTGGACCCTGTTCTCGCCTTCCGAAGTACCGGATCTGCACGACCTGACCGGCAAGGCGTTCCAAGAGCGTTACGAGTACTACGAAGCGCTGACCCAGTACGGTAACAACATCAAGTTGTTCAAGACCATCCAAGCCAAAGATTTGTGGCGCAAGATGCTCTCAATGCTGTTCGAAACCGGCCACCCTTGGTTGACCTTCAAAGACCCGTGCAACCTGCGCAGCCCGCAGCAGCACGTCGGCGTAGTTCACAGCTCGAACCTGTGCACTGAAATCACCTTGAACACCAACAAGGACGAAATCGCCGTTTGCAACCTGGGCTCGATCAACCTGCCGAACCACATCGTTGACGGCAAGCTGGACACCACCAAACTCAAGCGCACCATCGACACCGCCGTTCGCATGCTCGATAACGTTATCGACATCAACTACTATTCAGTGCCGCAAGCCCGCAACTCGAACCTCAAGCACCGCCCGGTCGGCTTGGGCATCATGGGCTTCCAGGACGCGCTGTACCTGCAACACCTGCCGTATGGTTCCGACGCTGCCGTCGAGTTTGCCGACCGTTCCATGGAAGCTGTCAGCTACTACGCGATCCAGGCGTCTTGCGACTTGGCCGACGAGCGCGGCGCTTATGAGACGTTCCCGGGCTCACTGTGGTCCAAAGGCATTCTGCCGCTGGACTCGCAACAGATCCTGATCGAACAGCGTGGCCAGAAGTACATCGACGTTGACCTGAACGAAACCCTGGATTGGGCGCCAGTACGTGCCCGTGTGCAGAAAGGTATTCGTAACTCCAACATCATGGCCATCGCACCGACCGCGACCATCGCCAACATCACTGGCGTATCGCAGTCCATCGAACCGACGTATCAAAACCTGTACGTGAAATCGAACCTATCCGGCGAGTTCACCGTGATCAACCCGTACCTGGTTCGCGACCTTAAAGCTCGCAACCTGTGGGACTCGGTCATGATCAACGACCTGAAGTACTACGACGGCTCCGTACAGCAAATCGAACGCATCCCGCAGGAACTCAAAGAGCTGTATGCCACTGCGTTCGAAGTGGAAACCAAGTGGATCGTCGACGCGGCCAGCCGCCGTCAAAAGTGGATCGACCAGGCTCAATCACTGAACCTGTATATCGCTGGCGCATCAGGCAAGAAACTCGACGTGACCTACCGCATGGCTTGGTACCGCGGCCTGAAAACCACGTATTACCTCCGTGCCCTGGCCGCGACCAGCACCGAGAAATCGACCATCAGCACCAGCAAGCTCAACGCAGTGTCGAGCGGCAACCACGGTGACGACTCGATTCTGGCGGCACCAAAGCCGTCGGAATTCACCTCCGCCGGTCCAGCGCCAGTACCTAAGGCCTGCGCCATTGATGAGCCCGATTGCGAGGCTTGTCAGTAA
- a CDS encoding ribonucleotide-diphosphate reductase subunit beta, with protein MLNWDEFHKEDGETAARATNAGHANEANMDRLDSAGGAAALEARAVTANDSAAIIRAKAALDGLDVAEGLAELEGASARVAVDEKMMINCRADLNQLVPFKYDWAWQKYLDGCANHWMPQEVNMTADIAVWRDPEGLTDDERRIVMRNLGFFSTADSLVANNLVLAVYRLITNPECRQYILRQAFEEAIHTHAYQYCIESLGMDEGEIFNMYHEIPSVAKKAAWGLKYTRSISDPKFETGTVDTDKELLRNLIAYYCVLEGIFFYCGFTQILSMGRRNKMTGVAEQFQYILRDESMHLNFGIDVINQIKIENPHLWDAEMKEEASQMILQGTQLEIEYARDTMPRGVLGMNAAMMEDYLKFIANRRLSQIGLKEEYPGTTNPFPWMSEIMDLKKEKNFFETRVIEYQTGGALSWD; from the coding sequence ATGCTGAACTGGGATGAATTCCATAAAGAAGACGGCGAAACCGCCGCGCGCGCGACCAACGCCGGTCACGCCAACGAAGCCAACATGGACCGCCTCGACAGCGCCGGTGGCGCCGCCGCACTCGAAGCCCGTGCAGTCACCGCCAACGACTCGGCTGCGATCATTCGCGCCAAGGCCGCTCTGGACGGCCTCGACGTAGCCGAAGGTTTGGCTGAACTCGAAGGCGCCAGTGCCCGCGTTGCCGTTGACGAAAAAATGATGATCAACTGCCGCGCCGACCTGAACCAACTCGTGCCGTTCAAGTACGACTGGGCCTGGCAGAAATACCTCGACGGCTGCGCCAACCACTGGATGCCGCAAGAGGTCAACATGACCGCCGACATCGCCGTGTGGCGCGATCCGGAAGGCCTGACTGATGACGAGCGCCGCATCGTCATGCGCAACCTCGGCTTCTTCTCCACCGCCGACTCCTTGGTGGCCAACAACCTGGTACTGGCTGTTTATCGCCTGATCACCAACCCGGAATGCCGTCAGTACATCCTGCGCCAAGCGTTCGAAGAAGCGATCCACACCCACGCCTACCAGTACTGCATCGAGTCACTGGGCATGGACGAAGGCGAGATCTTCAACATGTACCACGAGATTCCATCGGTCGCCAAAAAGGCAGCCTGGGGCCTCAAGTACACCCGCTCGATCTCCGATCCTAAGTTCGAAACCGGCACCGTCGACACCGACAAAGAACTGCTGCGCAACCTGATCGCCTACTACTGCGTACTGGAAGGCATCTTCTTCTACTGCGGCTTCACCCAAATCCTCTCCATGGGCCGCCGCAACAAAATGACCGGCGTCGCCGAGCAGTTCCAATACATCCTGCGCGACGAGTCCATGCACCTGAACTTCGGCATCGACGTGATCAACCAGATCAAAATCGAAAACCCACACCTGTGGGACGCTGAGATGAAGGAAGAAGCGTCGCAGATGATTCTGCAGGGCACGCAGCTTGAGATCGAATACGCTCGCGACACCATGCCTCGCGGAGTATTGGGCATGAACGCGGCGATGATGGAAGACTATCTGAAGTTCATCGCGAACCGTCGTTTGAGCCAGATTGGTTTGAAGGAAGAGTATCCAGGGACGACTAACCCGTTCCCTTGGATGAGCGAGATTATGGATTTGAAGAAAGAGAAGAATTTCTTTGAGACTCGGGTTATTGAGTATCAGACGGGTGGGGCATTGAGCTGGGATTGA
- a CDS encoding HNH endonuclease: MENDGRPFNKTEIGLKLREGVLSARSKSAIELRMQNISSVMVGLGQQRIKGYVPAKNVGVNVSSKLQKMLNDKGVFRVTGEVATASNTSIGQKFEESTADYLDPPLGIKHPKHFNSTVTTFSRDDKVREWVLTQANGTCEGCGQSAPFLGVDGRPFLEVHHVHPLAMAGSDRIENAAALCPNCHRRCHLAEDKNAFTESLYARVKRLKEERLDLVVK, translated from the coding sequence ATGGAGAACGACGGTCGGCCATTTAACAAAACTGAAATCGGCCTGAAGCTGCGGGAAGGCGTGTTGTCTGCTCGAAGCAAATCAGCCATCGAATTGCGGATGCAGAATATTTCCAGTGTGATGGTCGGCTTGGGGCAACAGCGCATCAAAGGCTACGTGCCTGCGAAGAACGTGGGCGTGAACGTCAGCAGTAAGCTTCAAAAAATGCTTAACGATAAAGGTGTTTTCAGAGTAACTGGCGAGGTCGCGACAGCTAGTAATACGTCGATCGGTCAAAAATTCGAAGAATCCACGGCCGACTACCTGGACCCACCGCTGGGAATCAAACATCCAAAGCACTTTAACTCAACAGTCACCACATTTTCCCGTGACGATAAGGTTCGAGAGTGGGTGCTAACGCAAGCGAACGGCACGTGCGAAGGTTGCGGACAAAGTGCGCCGTTTTTAGGTGTGGACGGCAGGCCATTTCTGGAAGTACATCATGTTCATCCGCTCGCGATGGCGGGTAGCGACAGAATCGAGAACGCAGCAGCGCTTTGCCCAAATTGTCATCGTCGCTGCCATTTGGCTGAGGATAAAAATGCCTTTACCGAGTCGCTCTATGCACGGGTCAAGCGCCTCAAAGAAGAACGCCTTGACCTTGTGGTGAAGTGA
- a CDS encoding TerD family protein yields MAVSLNKGGNVSLSKEAPGLTEIVVGLGWDPRVTDGTEFDLDASVFIVGESGKVLDDASFIFYNNKKSADGSVEHMGDNRSGAGEGDDEQVTVKLSGLAASVKKLVFAVTIHSADQRKQNFGQVANAFIRVVNKADGKELARYDLSEDASSETAMIFGELYRSGEEFKFKAIGQGFTGGLKPLAEAHGVAIG; encoded by the coding sequence ATGGCTGTAAGTCTGAACAAAGGCGGTAACGTTTCCCTGTCCAAAGAAGCCCCTGGGCTTACGGAGATTGTCGTAGGTTTGGGCTGGGATCCGCGGGTTACCGACGGCACCGAGTTCGACCTGGACGCGTCGGTCTTCATCGTTGGCGAAAGTGGAAAAGTCCTCGACGACGCCAGCTTCATTTTCTACAACAACAAAAAAAGCGCAGACGGTTCAGTGGAACATATGGGCGACAACCGCTCCGGTGCGGGCGAAGGCGATGATGAACAAGTCACAGTCAAACTCAGTGGCCTGGCCGCTTCGGTGAAAAAGCTGGTGTTCGCCGTCACCATCCACTCGGCTGATCAGCGTAAACAAAACTTCGGCCAAGTCGCTAACGCGTTCATCCGCGTGGTGAACAAAGCCGACGGCAAAGAACTCGCTCGTTACGACCTTTCAGAAGACGCCTCCAGTGAAACGGCGATGATCTTTGGCGAGCTGTACCGTTCCGGCGAAGAGTTCAAGTTCAAAGCCATTGGACAAGGCTTCACCGGCGGTTTGAAACCGTTGGCAGAGGCACATGGTGTAGCCATAGGCTAA
- a CDS encoding TerD family protein, with the protein MALTLQKGGNLSLSKTDPTLTKILVGLGWDPRATNGQEFDLDASALLVGANGKVRSEKDFVFYNQLKSVDGSVEHTGDNRTGEGAGDDESLTVDLSRLSVDIDKVVFIVTIHDAEDRKQNFGQVSGSFIRVVNDVSSTEIVRYDLAEDASVETAMVFAELYRNGSEWKFRAVGQGFAGGLKALANSYGMNF; encoded by the coding sequence ATGGCTTTGACTCTTCAAAAAGGCGGCAACCTTTCGTTATCAAAAACGGACCCGACTTTGACCAAAATTTTGGTTGGGTTGGGCTGGGATCCGCGGGCTACCAACGGCCAAGAGTTTGATTTAGACGCTAGCGCTCTATTGGTGGGTGCAAACGGTAAAGTCCGTAGCGAGAAAGACTTTGTTTTTTACAATCAACTGAAAAGTGTCGACGGTTCGGTCGAACACACCGGTGATAACCGCACAGGCGAAGGTGCGGGTGACGATGAGTCCCTGACTGTCGATCTTAGTCGCCTTTCAGTAGATATCGACAAGGTCGTGTTCATCGTCACCATTCACGACGCTGAAGACCGTAAGCAAAACTTTGGTCAAGTAAGCGGCTCGTTTATCCGCGTGGTCAATGACGTTTCCAGCACCGAAATTGTTCGTTATGACCTCGCTGAAGATGCATCGGTCGAGACTGCAATGGTCTTCGCCGAACTTTACCGCAACGGCTCGGAATGGAAGTTTCGTGCAGTCGGCCAAGGATTTGCCGGAGGCCTTAAAGCCTTGGCAAATTCTTACGGTATGAACTTCTAA
- a CDS encoding TerC/Alx family metal homeostasis membrane protein: MESVSLGFPPLTTAVFVGLAVSAMLIDMFSHRGNKPVSLTQAAVWSVFWVFISLGFAGFLYVEHGPTIASLFVTGYALEKVLSVDNLFVFMAIFAWFKVPDGLRHRVLYWGIIGAIIFRLVFVAIGTGLLAFGPWVEVAFAVIVGWTAVMMLRSGGDEEAEPDYSEHMAYRFAKKLFPVWPKLHGNNFFVRRHELEHELQKPENKGMTLAAKGTLFATPLFLCLVVAEISDVLFAFDSVPAVIAVSREPLIVYSAMLFAILGLRTLYFVLEALKRYLVHLEKAVIALLFFIAAKLGLNATNHLFDHGYNIDANTSLLVVMVVLAIGLLASVLLPGKAEQVEKKPKHQKGSK, from the coding sequence ATGGAGAGCGTTTCACTTGGATTTCCACCCCTGACGACAGCCGTCTTTGTTGGTCTGGCTGTCTCGGCAATGCTCATTGATATGTTCTCTCACCGAGGCAACAAACCTGTTTCGCTTACACAGGCAGCCGTCTGGTCGGTGTTCTGGGTCTTCATATCACTTGGGTTTGCAGGGTTTCTATACGTCGAACATGGTCCAACAATCGCCAGCCTATTCGTCACCGGTTATGCCTTGGAAAAAGTGCTGAGCGTCGACAATCTGTTTGTGTTCATGGCGATTTTTGCATGGTTCAAAGTACCTGATGGTCTGCGTCACCGGGTTCTCTACTGGGGCATCATCGGCGCTATCATTTTTCGCTTGGTCTTCGTCGCTATCGGTACCGGGCTCCTCGCCTTTGGACCTTGGGTCGAAGTTGCCTTCGCCGTCATCGTCGGTTGGACAGCGGTCATGATGCTCAGAAGCGGTGGTGATGAAGAAGCAGAGCCGGACTATTCGGAACACATGGCTTACCGATTTGCGAAAAAACTGTTCCCGGTATGGCCAAAACTTCACGGCAATAACTTCTTCGTTCGCCGGCATGAACTTGAGCATGAATTACAGAAGCCAGAAAACAAAGGCATGACGCTGGCAGCGAAGGGCACCTTGTTCGCTACGCCATTGTTCCTTTGCTTAGTGGTGGCCGAAATTTCAGACGTCTTGTTTGCCTTCGACTCGGTACCCGCTGTGATCGCTGTCAGCCGCGAACCGCTGATTGTGTATTCCGCAATGCTGTTCGCCATCCTGGGTTTGCGCACCCTGTACTTCGTTCTTGAAGCACTGAAACGGTATTTGGTTCATCTAGAAAAAGCGGTCATTGCCCTGCTGTTTTTCATCGCAGCCAAGCTGGGTCTGAACGCAACTAATCATCTTTTCGACCACGGCTACAACATTGATGCAAACACTAGTTTGCTCGTTGTGATGGTGGTATTGGCTATCGGTCTCTTAGCCAGTGTGCTCTTACCCGGGAAGGCAGAGCAGGTTGAAAAAAAGCCCAAACATCAAAAAGGGAGTAAATGA
- a CDS encoding TerD family protein, translating into MTLTLDKNQTISLEKAAGNNLKQVTLGLGWDPAKPAGFFSKLLGTASQEIDLDASCIVLDEDKKPIDLVWFRALQSKDGSIRHSGDNRTGEGDGDDESIAVDLDKLPATVKYLVFTVNSFAGQNFENIENATCRVLNAENGQELARFNLSEKGQHTGVVMACLTRSASGWDFTTIGEVTNGRTADDLVGLAVRALRA; encoded by the coding sequence ATGACACTTACTTTGGACAAGAATCAAACCATCTCTCTTGAGAAAGCCGCCGGCAACAACCTCAAGCAAGTCACCCTTGGGCTCGGCTGGGATCCGGCGAAACCAGCCGGGTTTTTTTCAAAACTATTAGGGACGGCCAGCCAGGAAATCGACTTGGACGCGTCCTGCATTGTGCTTGACGAGGACAAAAAACCCATCGATCTGGTTTGGTTCCGCGCGCTTCAATCCAAGGACGGCTCCATCAGGCACTCAGGCGACAATCGCACCGGCGAGGGAGACGGGGATGATGAATCCATCGCCGTGGACCTAGATAAGTTGCCAGCGACCGTAAAGTACCTGGTATTCACCGTGAATTCATTCGCGGGACAGAATTTCGAAAACATCGAAAACGCCACCTGCCGGGTTCTCAACGCCGAAAACGGGCAAGAACTGGCGCGCTTCAATCTCTCTGAGAAAGGTCAGCACACCGGCGTGGTGATGGCCTGCCTGACTCGATCCGCTTCCGGTTGGGACTTCACCACCATCGGGGAGGTCACCAATGGCCGTACTGCCGATGACTTGGTGGGATTGGCCGTCCGAGCGCTGCGCGCATGA
- a CDS encoding restriction endonuclease, which yields MSRKSSLFNDLFFIASKLPWWVSVAVAVSSYGYLHSVAAAPTPLYSDLKNLNSMVFNTAFKTFAMFGQYLLPLIFLGGATASIFGRRKRRNLLAAMTMAGGNGLATITWQQFELLVGEALRHQGFSVVETGGNGPDGGIDLIAHKGGEKYLVQCKQWRSLQVGVPVVRELYGAMAAEGATGGFVITSGRFTGPAKQFASGRNLRLVDGEQLNKWIAASKRSGPKPTSAVVDAQPGPSGEAVVASAANAVPASKALVTPDAPACPHCKQKMVTRVARSGANVGGDFWGCSAYPKCRGIRPIFKTL from the coding sequence ATGTCCAGAAAATCCTCGCTTTTTAATGATCTATTTTTTATCGCCAGTAAGCTTCCATGGTGGGTCAGCGTAGCCGTTGCGGTGAGTTCTTATGGCTACCTTCACTCCGTCGCGGCCGCACCTACGCCTCTTTATTCAGACTTAAAAAATTTAAATTCGATGGTCTTTAATACGGCTTTTAAAACGTTCGCCATGTTCGGCCAATACTTACTGCCGCTAATCTTCCTTGGCGGTGCAACGGCCTCGATTTTTGGCCGCCGTAAACGACGCAATCTACTGGCGGCGATGACCATGGCCGGTGGCAACGGCTTGGCCACTATCACTTGGCAGCAGTTCGAGTTATTGGTAGGTGAAGCGCTTCGGCATCAAGGATTTAGCGTGGTCGAAACCGGGGGAAACGGGCCCGACGGTGGTATTGATCTGATTGCGCACAAAGGTGGCGAAAAATACTTGGTGCAGTGCAAGCAATGGCGCTCATTGCAGGTAGGCGTACCGGTGGTTAGGGAGCTGTATGGAGCGATGGCAGCCGAAGGGGCGACGGGCGGATTTGTGATCACAAGCGGCCGATTTACCGGGCCCGCAAAACAGTTCGCTTCGGGACGAAATCTACGCCTTGTGGACGGGGAACAACTGAATAAATGGATCGCAGCAAGCAAACGTTCTGGACCAAAACCAACGTCGGCAGTGGTAGATGCGCAGCCGGGGCCATCGGGTGAAGCGGTGGTTGCAAGCGCGGCCAACGCTGTTCCGGCATCCAAAGCGCTGGTTACACCTGATGCACCCGCATGCCCACATTGCAAACAAAAGATGGTGACCAGGGTTGCCCGCAGTGGGGCCAATGTCGGCGGCGATTTTTGGGGATGCTCTGCTTATCCGAAGTGCCGCGGCATTCGGCCAATATTTAAGACATTGTGA
- a CDS encoding LysR family transcriptional regulator yields the protein MSTTERLKGIAMFVAVANAGSFTGAAERLNLSNSAVSKGIARLEERLGTRLFERTTRSLALTEAGTTYYSVCTRVLGDLEDAETELAAQRAEPSGNLRIDLPTSYGRLHVMPLILAFVEHYPNLRAYISFTDRFVDLLEERIDLSVRLGGPDAWPGALNHRGLGTERVIFCASPAYIAQRGRPRSIEDLAEHACVLYGKADGSSSPWFFADGAGKTLSRPIAGRIVVGNAEALVSAVMAGSGIAQFATWLIKEQLHNGELVEILPDFATQGLTLYLAWPRSRETLPKVHGLVEQLSAVLSIN from the coding sequence ATGTCCACGACTGAACGACTCAAAGGCATCGCCATGTTCGTCGCGGTTGCCAACGCAGGCAGTTTTACGGGGGCCGCCGAACGTTTGAACCTCAGCAACTCGGCCGTTAGCAAAGGAATCGCTCGGTTAGAAGAGCGGCTTGGCACGCGCCTGTTTGAACGCACCACTCGTAGTTTGGCGCTGACAGAAGCGGGAACGACTTACTACAGCGTGTGCACGCGAGTCCTTGGAGATCTTGAAGACGCCGAAACCGAGCTGGCCGCCCAGCGTGCCGAACCTTCTGGCAACTTACGTATAGACCTGCCGACTTCTTACGGGCGGCTCCATGTAATGCCGCTGATTTTGGCCTTCGTCGAGCACTACCCTAACCTGCGAGCGTACATCTCGTTTACGGATCGCTTTGTCGATTTGCTTGAAGAGCGCATTGACCTGTCGGTGCGCCTCGGGGGTCCAGATGCTTGGCCCGGAGCGCTGAACCATCGGGGTTTGGGAACCGAGCGGGTCATTTTTTGTGCATCTCCTGCTTATATTGCGCAACGTGGCCGTCCGCGGAGTATTGAGGATTTGGCCGAGCATGCTTGCGTCTTATATGGCAAAGCAGACGGCAGTAGCAGTCCTTGGTTTTTTGCTGACGGCGCCGGCAAAACGCTGTCTCGGCCCATCGCTGGCCGGATTGTTGTAGGAAATGCGGAAGCGTTGGTCTCGGCGGTGATGGCGGGCAGCGGAATCGCACAATTCGCGACCTGGCTGATAAAAGAACAGTTGCACAACGGCGAGCTGGTGGAGATTCTCCCCGACTTCGCGACGCAAGGGTTGACCCTGTATTTGGCTTGGCCGCGCAGCCGCGAAACGTTGCCCAAAGTCCACGGGCTGGTCGAGCAACTTTCGGCGGTGTTATCCATTAACTAG
- a CDS encoding MFS transporter: protein MSSLDSTVSPTALNAASEGSGLAILILALAGFVIVTTEFLIIGLLPGLARDLQISISTAGLLVTLFAFTVMLCGPPLTAMLSHLDRKRMFVAILLIFAASSALAALSSNIWVLALARFIPALALPVFWGTASETAGMLAGPEHAGRAVSRIYLGISAAMLFGIPLGTLFSEAVGWRGAFWGLAILSLVMALLLWAYMPKTASTQKVRLAEQVKILADPTFIAHLLLSILLFTSMFTAYTYLADTLERVAGVASAQVGWWLMGFGAVGLIGNWLGGHFVDRSPLGSTLVFALLLGLGMSATVPAAGSLPFLGVVLLVWGIAHTALFPICQIRVMKAAPQAQALAGTLNVSAANAGIGLGSIIGGLTIEQWGLGTIGYVATAVAVLALIMVWVTSRLSEPTPVDLPFVRGASRL, encoded by the coding sequence ATGTCTTCTTTGGATTCGACCGTTTCGCCCACTGCCTTGAACGCCGCGAGCGAGGGCAGCGGTTTGGCGATCCTTATCCTGGCGCTGGCCGGATTCGTCATTGTGACCACCGAATTTTTAATCATCGGTTTGTTGCCCGGTCTGGCCCGCGACCTGCAAATTTCCATCTCCACGGCGGGGCTGCTGGTCACCCTTTTTGCGTTCACGGTGATGCTGTGCGGGCCACCCCTAACCGCGATGCTGTCGCATCTTGACCGCAAACGCATGTTTGTAGCCATCTTGTTGATATTTGCTGCCTCCAGCGCATTGGCTGCGCTTTCAAGCAATATTTGGGTGCTGGCATTGGCGCGGTTCATTCCGGCGTTAGCGCTTCCAGTGTTTTGGGGCACGGCCAGTGAAACCGCTGGGATGTTGGCCGGCCCAGAGCACGCTGGGCGCGCGGTATCACGCATCTACCTGGGTATTTCAGCCGCCATGTTATTTGGCATTCCATTGGGCACCCTGTTTTCCGAAGCGGTAGGCTGGCGTGGAGCGTTCTGGGGCTTGGCCATCCTTTCACTGGTGATGGCGCTGTTGTTGTGGGCGTACATGCCTAAAACGGCATCGACGCAAAAAGTTCGGCTCGCGGAACAAGTCAAGATTCTGGCCGACCCAACGTTCATTGCCCATCTGCTGCTGTCGATTCTGTTGTTCACTTCAATGTTCACGGCCTACACGTACCTGGCCGACACCTTGGAACGCGTCGCCGGTGTCGCTTCTGCGCAAGTGGGCTGGTGGCTGATGGGCTTCGGCGCGGTCGGGTTGATCGGGAATTGGCTGGGAGGACATTTCGTGGATCGCAGTCCGCTAGGCTCGACCTTGGTGTTTGCGCTGTTATTGGGTTTGGGCATGAGCGCAACCGTTCCGGCAGCAGGTTCGTTACCTTTTCTGGGTGTGGTGTTGCTGGTGTGGGGTATAGCCCATACCGCGCTGTTTCCTATTTGCCAGATTCGCGTTATGAAAGCGGCGCCGCAGGCTCAGGCACTGGCAGGTACGCTGAATGTCTCAGCGGCGAATGCAGGTATCGGGCTTGGTTCGATCATCGGCGGTCTCACCATAGAGCAATGGGGGCTGGGCACGATCGGTTATGTCGCGACGGCTGTCGCGGTGTTAGCGCTGATCATGGTCTGGGTCACGTCGCGACTCAGCGAACCCACTCCTGTTGATTTACCCTTTGTTCGTGGGGCTAGCAGGTTATAA